One window of the Esox lucius isolate fEsoLuc1 chromosome 8, fEsoLuc1.pri, whole genome shotgun sequence genome contains the following:
- the LOC105011992 gene encoding fetuin-B, with protein MWVCVWLLALFVCWQGGSPSPVEPPVGCQSPEVLRAAEEGLDQINADLTKGFILSLNRVYDISQQTGEGEVTFNLTIDVMETKCHVISRNPWKKCEVKNVANVPVYGQCMASIYVGKSVELRSYKCTIQQVPGRTILNLCPDCPTAILLDDPNIVKTANLSLQTFNKQSNLSNYFTLLNITGGRMQWVVGPSYFVEFTIQETVCAKGTPDVDLTQCKMMDCEYAHKGICTGSHITVNYGRLDKEIVSQVNCQIIEPEAALAEEKAHSKEGSDHSENEDHNHAHTHLHPHEHHHHPTSPNQASPRPKGLLGVVVVLPPPHVQPAPRAPPAASNCPGIKRINLGLNNLF; from the exons atgtgggtctgtgtgtggctgctggccctgtttgtgtgttggcAGGGGGGCAGCCCCTCCCCGGTGGAGCCCCCAGTGGGCTGCCAAAGCCCAGAGGTTCTGAGGGCGGCAGAGGAAGGCCTGGACCAGATCAACGCTGACCTCACCAAAGGATTCATCCTCAGCCTCAACAGAGTCTATGATATCAGCCAGCAGACAGGG GAAGGAGAGGTGACATTTAACCTGACCATAGATGTGATGGAGACAAAATGTCACGTGATCAGTAGGAATCCATGGAAGAAGTGCGAAGTGAAGAATGTAGCTAATGTACCC GTGTATGGCCAGTGTATGGCATCTATCTACGTTGGGAAAAGTGTGGAACTCCGCAGTTATAAATGTACCATCCAACAAG TCCCGGGCCGGACTATCCTCAATTTGTGTCCAGACTGTCCAACAGCAATTCTCCTGGATGACCCCAACATAGTGAAGACAGCAAATCTGTCCCTCCAAACATTCAACAAACAGAGTAACCTGTCCAACTACTTCACCCTCCTCAACATAACAGGAGGTAGAATGCAG TGGGTTGTGGGTCCATCCTACTTTGTAGAGTTCACCATCCAAGAAACAGTCTGTGCTAAGGGCACTCCTGATGTTGATCTGACCCAATGTAAAATGATGGATTGTGAATATGCA CACAAAGGCATCTGCACAGGATCTCACATAACAGTGAATTATGGCAGATTGGACAAAGAAATCGTCAGTCAAGTCAACTGTCAAATAATTGAACCAGAG GCTGCCTTGGCAGAGGAAAAGGCCCATTCCAAGGAAGGCAGTGACCACAGTGAAAATGAGGACCAtaatcatgcacacacacacctgcatccCCACgagcaccaccaccaccccaccagcCCCAATCAAGCTTCCCCCAGACCAAAGGGTTTGCTGGGGGTTGTGGTGGTCCTACCTCCCCCTCATGTGCAACCAGCTCCAAGAGCCCCACCAGCAGCAAGCAACTGTCCAGGCATAAAGAGAATTAATCTGGGCctgaataatttgttttaa
- the LOC105007955 gene encoding fetuin-B-like isoform X1 → MWVCVWLLALFVCWQGGSPSPVEPPVGCQSPEVLRAAEEGLDQINADLTKGFILSLNRVYDISQQTGEGEVTFNLTIDVMETKCHVISRNPWKKCEVKNVANVPVYGQCMASIYVGKSVELRSYKCTIQQVPATVIVDTCPDCPTAERLDDPIIAETANLSLQKYNQKSHLPNYFTLLNITGASMQWVVGPAYFVEFIIQETVCAKGTPDVDLTQCKMMDCEFAHKGFCKGSHITLDGGLFENKLPIQVNCEIFEPEAALAEEKVHSMEGSDHRENEYHKHAHTHLHPHEHHHHPTSPNQASPRPKGLLGVVVVLPPPHVPPAPRASPAAKNCPGKRKTNLGLGSFKI, encoded by the exons atgtgggtctgtgtgtggctgctggccctgtttgtgtgttggcAGGGGGGCAGCCCCTCCCCGGTGGAGCCCCCAGTGGGCTGCCAAAGCCCAGAGGTTCTGAGGGCGGCAGAGGAAGGCCTGGACCAGATCAACGCTGACCTCACCAAAGGATTCATCCTCAGCCTCAACAGAGTCTATGATATCAGCCAGCAGACAGGG GAAGGAGAGGTGACATTTAACCTGACCATAGATGTGATGGAGACAAAATGTCATGTGATCAGTAGGAATCCATGGAAGAAATGCGAAGTGAAGAATGTAGCTAATGTACCC GTGTATGGCCAGTGTATGGCATCTATCTACGTTGGGAAAAGTGTGGAACTCCGCAGTTATAAATGTACCATCCAACAAG TGCCTGCCACGGTTATCGTTGATACTTGTCCAGACTGTCCAACAGCAGAGCGCCTTGATGACCCCATCATAGCAGAGACGGCAAATCTGTCCCTCCAGAAATACAACCAAAAGAGTCACCTCCCCAACTACTTCACCCTCCTCAACATAACAGGGGCTAGCATGCAG TGGGTTGTGGGTCCGGCCTACTTTGTAGAGTTCATCATCCAAGAAACAGTCTGTGCTAAGGGCACTCCTGATGTTGATTTGACCCAATGTAAAATGATGGACTGCGAATTTGCA CACAAGGGCTTCTGCAAAGGATCTCACATAACTCTGGATGGTGGCCTGTTTGAGAACAAACTCCCCATTCAGGTCAACTGTGAAATATTCGAACCAGAG GCTGCCTTGGCAGAGGAAAAGGTCCATTCCATGGAAGGCAGTGACCACAGAGAAAATGAGTACcataaacatgcacacacacacctgcatccCCACgagcaccaccaccaccccaccagcCCCAATCAAGCTTCCCCCAGACCAAAGGGTTTGCTGGGGGTTGTGGTGGTCCTACCTCCCCCTCATGTGCCACCAGCTCCAAGAGCCTCACCAGCAGCAAAGAACTGCCCAGGCAAGAGGAAAACCAACCTGGGACTGGGCAGCTTTAAAATCTGA
- the LOC105007955 gene encoding fetuin-B-like isoform X2, which yields MWVCVWLLALFVCWQGGSPSPVEPPVGCQSPEVLRAAEEGLDQINADLTKGFILSLNRVYDISQQTGEGEVTFNLTIDVMETKCHVISRNPWKKCEVKNVANVPVYGQCMASIYVGKSVELRSYKCTIQQVPATVIVDTCPDCPTAERLDDPIIAETANLSLQKYNQKSHLPNYFTLLNITGASMQHKGFCKGSHITLDGGLFENKLPIQVNCEIFEPEAALAEEKVHSMEGSDHRENEYHKHAHTHLHPHEHHHHPTSPNQASPRPKGLLGVVVVLPPPHVPPAPRASPAAKNCPGKRKTNLGLGSFKI from the exons atgtgggtctgtgtgtggctgctggccctgtttgtgtgttggcAGGGGGGCAGCCCCTCCCCGGTGGAGCCCCCAGTGGGCTGCCAAAGCCCAGAGGTTCTGAGGGCGGCAGAGGAAGGCCTGGACCAGATCAACGCTGACCTCACCAAAGGATTCATCCTCAGCCTCAACAGAGTCTATGATATCAGCCAGCAGACAGGG GAAGGAGAGGTGACATTTAACCTGACCATAGATGTGATGGAGACAAAATGTCATGTGATCAGTAGGAATCCATGGAAGAAATGCGAAGTGAAGAATGTAGCTAATGTACCC GTGTATGGCCAGTGTATGGCATCTATCTACGTTGGGAAAAGTGTGGAACTCCGCAGTTATAAATGTACCATCCAACAAG TGCCTGCCACGGTTATCGTTGATACTTGTCCAGACTGTCCAACAGCAGAGCGCCTTGATGACCCCATCATAGCAGAGACGGCAAATCTGTCCCTCCAGAAATACAACCAAAAGAGTCACCTCCCCAACTACTTCACCCTCCTCAACATAACAGGGGCTAGCATGCAG CACAAGGGCTTCTGCAAAGGATCTCACATAACTCTGGATGGTGGCCTGTTTGAGAACAAACTCCCCATTCAGGTCAACTGTGAAATATTCGAACCAGAG GCTGCCTTGGCAGAGGAAAAGGTCCATTCCATGGAAGGCAGTGACCACAGAGAAAATGAGTACcataaacatgcacacacacacctgcatccCCACgagcaccaccaccaccccaccagcCCCAATCAAGCTTCCCCCAGACCAAAGGGTTTGCTGGGGGTTGTGGTGGTCCTACCTCCCCCTCATGTGCCACCAGCTCCAAGAGCCTCACCAGCAGCAAAGAACTGCCCAGGCAAGAGGAAAACCAACCTGGGACTGGGCAGCTTTAAAATCTGA